In the genome of Mytilus edulis chromosome 3, xbMytEdul2.2, whole genome shotgun sequence, one region contains:
- the LOC139515037 gene encoding A-kinase anchor protein 5-like, which yields MGSLEDTTMGSLEDTTMCSLEDTTMGCLEDTTMGSLEDTTIGSLEDTTMCSLEDTTMGSLEDTTMCSPEDTTMGSLEDTTMCSLEDTTMCSLEDTIMGSLEDTTMGSLEDTSMCSLEDSTMCSLEDTTMGSLKTQNELCEI from the coding sequence ATGGGCTCTCTAGAAGACACGACAATGGGCTCTCTAGAAGACACGACAATGTGCTCTCTAGAAGACACGACAATGGGCTGTCTAGAAGACACGACAATGGGCTCTCTAGAAGACACGACAATAGGCTCTCTAGAAGACACGACAATGTGTTCTCTGGAAGACACAACAATGGGCTCTCTAGAAGACACGACAATGTGTTCTCCAGAAGACACGACAATGGGCTCTCTAGAAGACACGACAATGTGCTCTCTAGAAGACACGACAATGTGCTCTCTAGAAGACACGATAATGGGCTCTCTAGAAGACACGACAATGGGCTCTCTAGAAGACACGTCAATGTGCTCTCTAGAAGACTCGACAATGTGCTCTCTAGAAGACACGACAATGGGCTCTCTAAAGACCCAAAATGAATTATGTGAAATATAG
- the LOC139515807 gene encoding uncharacterized protein yields MGCKNSTSTKVEPFHQTKENGVIPTAHQNGHIPSSKIVDTPRETLGQLPNQKDSYVNNAGNDTRILENQTEQTQNEAEHSEEEPDETTVQPISLNQDTVTSEHPNETGTKQENQSETRTPRDLTARSSGDQSQRSTSREPIVVPTMSMAEEDLLLTNYTIKDISIHNKSKGLIDIFPLRKNVYSTAKFKDAMKNVVIQKYEKFKEEEKKVDDYDYDSDFYETWKRSPIFLVLYRYKKMFLRFSDIKTVLPACKVANVIDNDDFFTDIITDSTTILDDLKGESKITEYKKEYRDLLQRFLDICNTLTTGDDSFNDSLEPNGRTDGRASTMKGLDPNTIEFPIADTIQADLTVLRKWIEKWEPFDTEVPSEGASPMLPDKVVNALTDLIELQDFCRVSSDGLPDFDFTIEGEVAWPVIELDIVKNDKSTEEQEKVWRSREYRTDLNDPMFLLSRQTRLEMYFINKYEWDSSKLDPYRGFTTRLQRGWQEFQALAKTEEFTVIPEDEY; encoded by the coding sequence ATGGGCTGTAAGAACAGCACCTCCACAAAAGTAGAACCGTTTCATCAAACAAAGGAGAACGGTGTTATACCTACTGCGCATCAAAACGGACACATTCCCTCTTCCAAAATAGTGGACACACCTAGAGAGACATTGGGTCAACTACCTAATCAGAAGGATTCGTACGTGAATAATGCCGGTAACGATACTAGGATACTAGAGAACCAAACTGAGCAGACTCAGAACGAGGCAGAACATTCGGAGGAGGAACCAGATGAAACAACTGTACAGCCGATCTCATTAAACCAAGATACCGTAACCTCAGAACATCCGAACGAAACCGGAACAAAACAAGAGAACCAAAGTGAAACTCGAACACCTCGTGATCTGACAGCAAGATCATCCGGTGATCAGAGTCAACGCTCCACAAGTAGGGAACCCATTGTAGTACCAACAATGTCAATGGCCGAGGAAGATCTATTACTGACTAATTATACGATTAAGGACATCTCGATTCATAATAAGTCAAAAGGATTAATAGATATCTTTCCACTTAGAAAAAATGTGTACTCGACTGCTAAATTCAAAGACGCCATGAAAAATGTGGTAATACAGAAATATGAGAAATTTAAAGAGGAGGAAAAGAAAGTTGATGATTACGACTATGATAGTGATTTTTATGAAACCTGGAAGAGATCTCCAATCTTTTtagttttatatagatataaaaaaatgtttttaagatTTTCGGACATTAAAACTGTGTTGCCAGCGTGTAAAGTGGCGAACGTTATTGATAACGACGACTTTTTTACAGATATAATAACAGACTCCACTACAATTCTAGATGATTTAAAAGGCGAATCAAAAATAACTGAATACAAAAAGGAATACAGAGACTTATTACAAAGATTCTTAGATATTTGTAATACATTAACGACTGGAGACGATAGTTTCAACGATTCACTTGAACCTAATGGACGCACTGATGGACGTGCGTCTACTATGAAAGGACTGGATCCGAACACAATAGAATTTCCGATAGCAGACACAATACAAGCGGACTTAACCGTTCTACGCAAATGGATAGAAAAATGGGAACCCTTCGATACGGAAGTGCCTTCCGAAGGGGCATCGCCAATGCTTCCGGACAAAGTTGTAAATGCGCTAACTGATCTCATAGAACTTCAAGACTTTTGTCGAGTGTCCTCGGACGGACTTCCGGATTTTGACTTTACGATCGAGGGAGAGGTAGCTTGGCCGGTGATTGAACTGGATATTGTGAAAAACGATAAATCAACCGAAGAACAGGAAAAAGTGTGGCGGTCTCGTGAATATCGGACTGATCTTAACGATCCTATGTTTTTGTTAAGTAGGCAAACAAGacttgaaatgtattttattaacaAGTATGAATGGGATAGTTCAAAATTAGATCCATATCGAGGCTTTACAACAAGACTTCAAAGAGGATGGCAAGAATTCCAGGCTCTTGCTAAAACAGAGGAATTTACGGTTATACCAGAGGACgagtattaa